From a region of the Coprococcus comes ATCC 27758 genome:
- a CDS encoding FMN-binding protein yields MDIKETGKKLKPFAPVLSVALVTACVAGSLSGYEAPVYAATQEETPVKKEETKEKKEEKKTAAKGSFDLEDGVYKGTGTGYAGDITVSVLIKDKQIVSIDILSSSDDAAFFTRAKAVIDKIIEGQTLDVDTVSGATFSSRGIISAVKNALTGEKDTSETGQAQSGQTGAAAGSSTSVAQVEDAAAYKDGTYYGSGTGFGGPLKVMVEISGGKIASIQIVENSDGSDYISKAASLIDSIITTQSTNVDTVSGATYSSVGIIQAVRDALSQAAVNGTSDTSQNNNNNSNSNNNSSSDDNNSTVTGTVPYKEGIYYGTAEGYSGDVSVAVVIQEKTIKAILITESSDDEAFFNRAMDVVKKVIQIQKTDDVDTVSGATYSSKGLLNAIKNALKQAEKVTNGESIDEKPDLTDLKELIERAEKLEEDKYTETSWAVLQTRLADAKDALEETKQTAVDKAVEKLKKAIAQLESKDGKNEENTKYVSGTYEVTVPCEPDEDEDFEGYNLTMSVTIRGDKIVAITDITGDGASDNDRYILKAANGTSSIKGVVSQIIEKGMSEDIDTVSHATCSSNAILEGCKKVLEAAERPTDTEAE; encoded by the coding sequence ATGGACATCAAAGAAACCGGTAAAAAATTAAAACCGTTTGCACCCGTTCTTTCAGTTGCACTGGTTACGGCGTGCGTGGCAGGCTCTTTAAGTGGATATGAGGCTCCGGTCTATGCGGCGACACAGGAAGAAACACCGGTAAAAAAAGAAGAGACAAAAGAGAAGAAAGAAGAAAAAAAGACAGCAGCCAAAGGATCATTTGATCTGGAGGATGGTGTGTATAAGGGAACCGGAACCGGGTATGCAGGAGACATCACCGTATCGGTACTGATCAAGGACAAGCAGATCGTTTCGATTGATATTCTGAGCTCTTCCGATGATGCGGCGTTTTTTACGCGTGCGAAAGCGGTGATCGACAAGATCATCGAAGGTCAGACGCTGGATGTGGATACTGTATCGGGAGCAACGTTCAGTTCCAGAGGAATCATCAGCGCCGTAAAAAATGCGCTGACCGGGGAAAAGGATACCAGCGAGACAGGACAGGCGCAGTCCGGTCAGACAGGGGCGGCGGCAGGAAGCTCAACTAGTGTGGCACAGGTAGAAGATGCGGCAGCGTATAAGGACGGAACTTATTACGGTTCGGGAACCGGATTTGGCGGTCCGCTGAAGGTTATGGTAGAAATCAGCGGAGGGAAGATAGCATCCATCCAGATTGTGGAGAACAGTGACGGAAGCGATTATATTTCCAAAGCAGCTTCTCTGATCGATTCTATTATTACGACACAGAGTACCAATGTGGATACGGTGTCAGGGGCAACCTACAGCTCTGTCGGAATTATCCAGGCAGTCCGGGATGCACTAAGTCAGGCTGCGGTAAATGGTACATCAGATACTTCGCAGAATAACAATAACAACAGCAACAGTAATAATAATAGTTCATCAGACGACAATAATTCTACCGTAACCGGAACCGTTCCGTACAAGGAAGGAATCTATTACGGAACGGCAGAGGGCTACAGCGGAGATGTATCCGTTGCAGTCGTGATCCAGGAAAAGACGATCAAAGCGATCCTGATCACAGAAAGCTCGGATGACGAAGCGTTCTTCAACCGTGCAATGGATGTTGTGAAAAAGGTGATCCAGATACAGAAGACAGACGATGTAGATACAGTGTCAGGAGCAACCTACAGTTCCAAAGGACTGTTAAATGCAATCAAGAATGCACTGAAACAGGCAGAGAAAGTGACAAATGGAGAATCCATTGATGAGAAGCCGGATCTGACTGATCTGAAAGAGCTGATCGAGAGAGCAGAAAAGTTGGAAGAAGATAAATACACAGAAACAAGCTGGGCAGTTCTGCAGACCAGACTTGCGGACGCAAAAGATGCACTTGAGGAAACGAAACAGACTGCGGTTGATAAAGCGGTGGAAAAGCTGAAAAAGGCAATCGCACAGCTTGAATCGAAGGATGGAAAAAACGAGGAAAATACGAAGTATGTCAGTGGAACTTATGAAGTGACCGTACCTTGTGAACCAGATGAAGACGAAGATTTTGAAGGATATAATCTGACGATGTCAGTGACGATCCGTGGTGATAAGATTGTAGCGATTACAGATATTACAGGTGATGGTGCAAGCGACAATGACAGATATATCTTGAAAGCAGCAAATGGTACGTCAAGCATAAAAGGCGTGGTATCTCAGATCATAGAAAAAGGAATGTCGGAGGACATCGATACTGTTTCCCACGCAACCTGCTCTTCCAATGCAATCCTGGAAGGATGCAAAAAAGTACTGGAAGCAGCAGAAAGACCGACAGATACGGAGGCTGAATAA
- a CDS encoding FAD:protein FMN transferase, which produces MKFKNKIIVVCLCVSVFAGGCGQGGQNTTKSKNSEGTASSKESTEQTSQDNEASKDIFAMDTYMTVTAYGEKAQDAVDAAEAEIERLDTLLSTGNAGSEIVKLNEQKSATLSEDGGYLVKRALELNKETDGAFDIAIYPVMEAWGFPIQNFRVPSADELTGLLKHVDAAKISYDKDTREISFEDDQMKIDLGGIAKGYTSSRIMDIFKENGITSGLVNLGGNVQALGTKTDGSNWRVAVQSPDDTEDYLGVLSIRDKAVITSGGYERYFEQDGVTYHHIIDPKTGYPAENGLVSVTIVSSDGTLADGLSTSLFIMGEEKAAEFWKAHSNEFEAIFATDDGTIYVTEGLKDSFTTDLNMKVITK; this is translated from the coding sequence ATGAAATTCAAAAATAAAATCATTGTGGTCTGTCTGTGCGTATCTGTATTCGCGGGTGGATGCGGTCAAGGTGGTCAGAATACAACAAAGAGTAAAAATAGTGAAGGAACAGCCAGTTCGAAGGAAAGTACAGAACAAACCTCTCAGGATAATGAGGCATCAAAAGACATTTTTGCAATGGATACCTATATGACAGTGACAGCATATGGAGAAAAAGCACAGGATGCGGTGGATGCCGCTGAAGCAGAGATTGAAAGATTAGATACACTTTTATCAACGGGAAATGCAGGCAGTGAGATTGTAAAACTGAATGAACAGAAAAGTGCAACACTTTCAGAAGATGGCGGATATCTTGTGAAGCGCGCACTGGAACTGAATAAGGAAACGGATGGGGCATTTGATATCGCAATTTATCCGGTTATGGAGGCGTGGGGATTTCCGATACAGAATTTTCGTGTCCCATCAGCTGACGAACTGACAGGGCTTCTGAAGCATGTGGATGCAGCGAAGATCTCATACGATAAGGATACGAGAGAAATCTCTTTTGAAGATGACCAGATGAAAATCGACCTTGGAGGAATTGCAAAAGGCTATACTTCTTCGCGGATTATGGATATTTTCAAAGAAAACGGGATTACAAGTGGTCTGGTAAATCTGGGTGGAAATGTACAGGCACTCGGAACCAAGACAGACGGAAGTAACTGGCGGGTTGCGGTACAGAGTCCGGACGACACAGAGGATTATCTGGGAGTTTTATCCATTCGGGATAAAGCGGTGATCACATCTGGTGGATATGAACGCTATTTTGAACAGGATGGTGTGACCTATCATCACATTATTGATCCAAAGACCGGATATCCGGCAGAGAACGGACTGGTATCTGTCACGATCGTAAGCTCGGACGGAACCCTTGCAGATGGGCTTTCCACCTCCCTTTTTATCATGGGAGAAGAAAAAGCGGCAGAGTTCTGGAAGGCGCACAGTAATGAGTTTGAGGCGATCTTTGCGACAGATGATGGGACGATTTATGTGACAGAAGGTCTGAAAGACAGCTTTACAACGGATCTTAACATGAAGGTTATTACGAAATAA
- a CDS encoding GNAT family N-acetyltransferase has product MTKRNAFQFRRANEEDLPEICRIVKLAGESVPVKEWFEAEDEEFLAKHIREEGFTLLAKKNGQTAAIMIVRIPGLAEDNLGEYLKISREEMKRVAHLEIAVVVPEYQGYGLQYELFCQSEAIVKNKQMRYLMATVHPDNIYSFRNMEKLGMKAVFETKKYGGKRRYVMSKTLES; this is encoded by the coding sequence ATGACGAAGAGAAATGCGTTTCAGTTCCGCAGGGCGAATGAGGAGGATCTTCCTGAAATTTGTCGTATAGTAAAGCTTGCCGGAGAAAGTGTTCCCGTGAAAGAATGGTTTGAGGCAGAGGATGAAGAATTTCTTGCAAAGCATATCCGTGAGGAAGGATTTACCCTTTTGGCAAAGAAAAATGGACAGACTGCAGCAATCATGATTGTCCGTATTCCCGGACTGGCAGAGGACAACCTGGGAGAATATCTGAAGATTTCCAGGGAAGAAATGAAGCGGGTTGCGCATCTGGAGATTGCTGTTGTAGTACCGGAGTATCAGGGATACGGACTGCAATATGAGCTTTTCTGTCAGTCAGAAGCAATCGTAAAAAATAAGCAGATGAGGTATCTGATGGCAACAGTTCATCCGGATAATATATACAGTTTTCGCAATATGGAAAAGCTTGGAATGAAGGCAGTTTTCGAGACAAAGAAGTATGGCGGGAAACGAAGATATGTTATGAGTAAAACATTAGAATCTTAG
- a CDS encoding double-cubane-cluster-containing anaerobic reductase, with protein sequence MELIKDLPEVFEEFAEQRQKSFLAVKELKEKGVPVVGSYCTYFPKEIAMAMGAGCVSLCSTSDETIPEAEKDLPKNLCPLIKSSYGFAKTDKCPFFYFSDVVVGETTCDGKKKMYEYMSEFKDVFIMELPNSQREPGLQLWKGEIIRFKEYLEQKFGVTITEEQIREAVKTENQARRSLKKLYEVMKYDPAPIKGQDLFKVLYGSTFKFDRSLIPGEVDALTAKIEKEYAEGKREEKKPRILITGCPIGGATEKVIRAVEDNGGIVVTFENCSGAKSIDKLVDEDAEDIYDAIARRYLSIGCSVMTPNPNRLELLGRLIDEYQVDGVVDMILQACHTYNVETNTIRKFVTGEKGIPYISVETDYSQADIGQLNTRLAAFVEML encoded by the coding sequence ATGGAACTGATTAAAGATTTACCAGAGGTATTTGAGGAATTCGCAGAGCAGAGACAGAAATCGTTTCTGGCTGTCAAGGAGTTAAAAGAGAAAGGGGTTCCGGTTGTTGGATCGTACTGTACATACTTCCCGAAAGAGATTGCAATGGCGATGGGGGCAGGATGCGTAAGCCTTTGCTCAACTTCTGATGAGACAATTCCGGAAGCAGAGAAAGATCTTCCGAAGAACCTCTGTCCGCTGATCAAATCAAGCTATGGATTTGCAAAGACAGACAAATGTCCGTTCTTCTATTTCTCAGATGTAGTAGTTGGGGAAACAACCTGTGATGGTAAGAAGAAGATGTATGAATATATGTCAGAATTCAAAGATGTATTTATTATGGAACTTCCGAATAGCCAGAGAGAACCGGGACTTCAACTCTGGAAAGGCGAGATCATCCGTTTCAAGGAATATCTGGAACAGAAATTTGGCGTGACGATCACGGAAGAGCAGATCCGTGAAGCTGTAAAGACAGAGAATCAGGCACGTCGATCCTTAAAGAAACTTTATGAAGTAATGAAATATGATCCGGCTCCGATCAAAGGACAGGATCTGTTCAAAGTTCTGTACGGAAGCACCTTCAAATTTGACCGTTCCCTGATCCCGGGTGAAGTGGATGCTCTTACTGCGAAGATTGAAAAAGAATATGCAGAGGGCAAGAGAGAAGAGAAGAAACCACGTATCCTGATCACAGGATGCCCAATCGGAGGAGCAACTGAAAAAGTAATCCGTGCCGTAGAAGACAACGGTGGTATTGTTGTAACTTTTGAAAATTGCAGCGGTGCAAAATCCATTGACAAGCTGGTAGACGAGGACGCGGAAGATATCTACGATGCAATCGCAAGAAGATACCTCAGTATTGGATGTTCTGTTATGACGCCGAACCCGAATCGTCTGGAGCTTCTTGGAAGACTGATCGACGAATATCAGGTAGACGGTGTGGTAGATATGATCCTTCAGGCCTGTCATACCTACAATGTGGAGACCAATACCATCCGCAAGTTTGTGACAGGTGAAAAGGGAATTCCGTATATCAGTGTGGAAACCGATTACTCTCAGGCAGACATCGGACAGCTGAACACCAGACTTGCTGCGTTTGTTGAGATGCTGTAA
- a CDS encoding acyl-CoA dehydratase activase encodes MNYVGIDIGSTASKVVVEGDKKEHFVLPTGWSSKETCEKIKNKLLEMGVDVTSDDTKVVATGYGRIAVDFADHVITEITCHARGGRELAGGDCSIIDVGGQDTKVIIVQNGMVSDFQMNDKCSAGTGKFLEIMANRLGVTINELFDMAAAGEVIPISSLCTVFAESEVINYIGEGKKREDIAAGVVDSVANKVVQLAQKKELGDRVILTGGLSHSIYFTGILSDKLDQKVESEEFGRFAGAYGAALLAREKKDKRR; translated from the coding sequence ATGAATTATGTAGGAATTGATATCGGATCAACAGCATCCAAGGTTGTTGTTGAAGGAGATAAGAAAGAACATTTCGTACTGCCGACAGGATGGAGCAGCAAAGAGACTTGCGAAAAGATCAAGAATAAGCTGCTTGAGATGGGGGTAGATGTTACCTCAGATGATACAAAGGTAGTTGCTACAGGATATGGAAGAATCGCAGTTGATTTTGCAGATCATGTAATTACAGAGATTACCTGCCATGCCAGAGGTGGTCGTGAACTTGCAGGGGGGGACTGTTCGATCATTGATGTGGGAGGACAGGATACGAAGGTGATCATTGTACAGAATGGAATGGTATCCGATTTCCAGATGAATGATAAATGTTCGGCGGGAACAGGAAAGTTTCTGGAGATCATGGCGAACCGCCTGGGTGTTACGATCAATGAATTATTTGATATGGCGGCAGCAGGAGAAGTTATTCCGATCAGCTCACTTTGTACGGTATTTGCCGAATCTGAGGTGATTAACTATATCGGAGAAGGAAAAAAGCGTGAAGATATTGCGGCCGGAGTTGTAGATTCTGTTGCCAATAAAGTAGTGCAGCTTGCGCAGAAAAAGGAACTTGGAGACAGAGTGATCCTGACCGGAGGACTCAGTCACAGCATTTATTTCACAGGAATCCTGTCAGACAAGCTGGATCAGAAAGTGGAATCAGAAGAGTTTGGCCGTTTTGCGGGGGCATACGGGGCAGCACTTCTTGCCAGAGAAAAAAAGGATAAAAGGAGATAA
- the truA gene encoding tRNA pseudouridine(38-40) synthase TruA: MRRIRLTVAYDGTNYCGWQIQPNGITIEEVLNKAICKLTGEEIQVIGASRTDSGVHARGNIAVFDTESRIPAERFSYALNQRLPKDIVVVKSDEVDLNWHPRYQDTLKTYEYHIINTKVPIPTERLYNYFVSFDLDVGQMRRGAAYLEGEHDFAPFCCIRTNAKTTVRTITDLQILQSGEHITIRITGNGFLYNMVRIIAGVLVRVGRGFYEPEKVKELLEGGERTREAVTAPPQGLCLMEIRYQNEE; the protein is encoded by the coding sequence ATGAGAAGAATCAGATTAACAGTGGCTTATGATGGAACAAATTATTGTGGCTGGCAGATCCAGCCAAATGGAATTACGATCGAGGAAGTGCTGAATAAGGCAATCTGTAAGCTCACCGGAGAAGAGATTCAGGTGATAGGGGCGAGCCGGACGGATTCCGGGGTTCATGCAAGAGGAAATATTGCTGTGTTTGACACGGAAAGCAGGATACCGGCAGAACGTTTTTCTTATGCCCTGAATCAGCGTCTTCCGAAAGATATTGTAGTTGTAAAATCAGATGAGGTGGATCTTAACTGGCATCCACGTTATCAGGATACTCTGAAAACCTATGAATATCATATCATCAATACGAAAGTGCCGATTCCGACAGAGAGGCTTTATAATTACTTTGTAAGTTTTGACCTGGACGTGGGGCAGATGAGACGTGGAGCGGCTTATCTGGAAGGAGAACACGATTTTGCACCATTTTGCTGTATCCGTACTAATGCAAAGACAACGGTGCGGACAATCACGGATTTGCAGATTCTGCAAAGCGGAGAGCATATTACGATCCGGATCACGGGAAATGGATTTTTGTATAACATGGTGCGCATCATAGCCGGGGTACTGGTGCGTGTCGGAAGAGGATTTTACGAACCGGAAAAGGTAAAGGAACTTTTGGAAGGCGGAGAAAGAACCAGGGAAGCGGTCACGGCACCGCCGCAGGGACTCTGCCTGATGGAAATCCGCTATCAGAATGAAGAATAG
- a CDS encoding energy-coupling factor transporter transmembrane component T family protein, producing the protein MIRDITIGQYYPADSRIHKLDPRVKIVCTLLYLISLFTFKSILGYVLATVFLFGCIKLAKVPFKFIVRGLKPIIILLLITVGFNLFLTPGGKTLVHVGFIKITEYGLSTAVYMAIRLIYLIMGSSLMTLTTTPNSLTDGLEKLLHPLNKLHVPVHEISMMMSIALRFIPILLEETDKIMKAQIARGADMESGNLIQKAKAMIPILVPLFVSAFRRANDLAMAMEARCYRGGNGRTKMKPLIYKSADHMAYLITILYVVITFVVGRYVPFKLWIF; encoded by the coding sequence ATGATTCGAGATATAACGATTGGACAATATTATCCGGCTGACAGCCGTATCCATAAGCTGGATCCGCGTGTGAAGATTGTATGCACACTGCTGTATCTGATTTCTCTTTTTACATTTAAAAGTATTTTGGGATATGTACTAGCGACTGTGTTCCTGTTTGGATGCATTAAGCTGGCGAAGGTACCGTTTAAATTCATTGTCAGAGGACTGAAGCCAATTATTATTCTGCTTCTGATCACAGTAGGTTTCAACTTATTTCTGACACCGGGTGGAAAGACACTGGTCCATGTGGGTTTTATCAAGATCACGGAGTACGGCTTAAGCACAGCGGTTTATATGGCGATCCGGCTGATTTATCTGATTATGGGATCCTCACTTATGACACTGACAACTACACCGAATTCACTGACAGATGGTTTGGAGAAGCTTCTTCACCCATTGAATAAGCTCCATGTACCGGTACATGAGATTTCGATGATGATGTCGATCGCACTTCGTTTTATTCCGATCCTTCTGGAGGAAACGGATAAGATCATGAAGGCACAGATTGCCAGAGGTGCGGATATGGAAAGTGGAAATCTGATCCAGAAGGCAAAGGCAATGATTCCGATCCTGGTTCCGCTCTTTGTATCCGCATTTCGCCGTGCCAATGATCTTGCAATGGCAATGGAAGCAAGATGTTATCGCGGTGGTAATGGCAGAACCAAGATGAAACCTCTGATTTATAAGAGTGCTGACCACATGGCATACCTGATTACGATCCTGTATGTTGTGATCACATTTGTTGTTGGAAGATATGTTCCATTCAAGCTGTGGATCTTTTAA